The genomic stretch AATAGGAGAAGTAATACCAGAAATTAAGGGAATAGAGTTCTGGGATTCTGGCAAACTAGTTTTAAATATCCAAAACTTACCTATTTACATAGATTTAGCAGCTAGTGGTTTTCAAAGAGTTATTCTAATGTTATTTATTTTATGGCTTAGTGGTAGAAAGATCTTATTGCTTGAGGAGCCAGAAGTAAATATGTATCCGACATTACAATCTAGAATAATGAAGCTTATAAAAGACTGGACAAATAATAATGTTTTTCAGGTTTTCATAACCACTCATTCTCCTTACATAATTTCATCTAATGTAGATAATTATATTATTATGAAGAAGAAGAATGGTGTTTCTTCAGCTATCAGAGTCACATTAGATGAGCAACTAAGAACTATAACTGGAATTTTGAGAGTTAATTTAGGAGATATTCTCTTCAATAGACTTATTGTTTTAACTAGTGAATTAGCTGAGCCATCAGTTATTTTAAATTGGCTTAGAAGAATAGGGATTTCTAATGACGAGTTAGGAATAGGAATATATAAGGTGAACAACGAGTTAGAACTCCAATTATGGTTAAAAATGCGTGAAATGTTAGGGTTAGATGTGATTTTCTTAGGCTTGTGTGATAAGATTGATATTAATTTAAAGGATTATTGCGTACCGTTAGGGAGAGAAATAGAAAATTATTATACAAAAGGGAGATTGATCGATGTTATTAGAAAGTTTGGTGTTTATCCAGATGAAAAAGAGTTAAGAGATTTAACTAAAGAGGAAACCTATCGTTGGTTAGTTAATGTGTTTAAGAAGAGGGGAATTGATTATGATAAGATTAGAAATAGTATAGGTGAACTAGTAACGATGCATGATGGTGTTGAGATGCCAAAAGAAATGGAAATACTTGCAAATAAAATTAAATCTTTAGAATCTATATAATAAAAGTATGAGTGAGTTACTATTTGCTATTGGTTTAACTGCCATATTTTTAGGTCTCGTATTAGTAATCGTAGATTTCTTCCTAGAAGTTATGAAGAATGAAAAAAGAAGAGCAGAAGAGGAAGAAAATAAGCAAGGAGAACAAAGAAGTGAATATGGAGGAGTTATATTTATAGGACCTATTCCTATAGTTTTTGGAAGCAATAAAAAAATAGCAAAAACTATGTTAATTTTAGGTATAATAATATTTATTATCCTTTTAGTACTTACAATTGTTATAACATACCTCTAGCTTTCATAGCATTTACTACTCTTTCAATTGAAATTGCCATTGCAGCTGTCCTTAGATCTTGATCACCTAGCTTGTTATATTTTTGATATACTCCCTCAAATGCATTTTCCATTCTTTGTATAATCAGTTTTCTAGCTTCTTCTTCACTCATTATCTCTCCCATTTTATTATTAGCCCATTCCACATAACTCCCAACAACTCCACCAGCATTAGCTAAAATATCTGGAATTACTGGTATTCCTCGCTCTTTCATTATAGCATCTGCATCTGCAGTAAGAGGCCCATTAGCCCCTTCTACAATTAATTTAGCCTTTACTTTTGGTGCATTAAACTTGTTTATTACATTTTCTAAAGCTGCCGGAATAAGAATGTCAGATTCGGATATTAGTAATTCATCGTTTGTGACTTTCTTACCAGATGGATAATTAATTACTGAACCAGTTGATTCTTTTATCTCTATTATTTTTTGAACATCAATACCATTAAGATCTATCACACCACCTTTAGAATCGCTAACTCCAACTATTTTAGCTCCCATTTCTTGCAAGAATTTTGCTGTATAAGTACCTACATTTCCAAATCCTTGAATTATTACTGTTGCACCTTCAATCCCGCCTAAGAATTTTTTAGCTGAAGCTTTAGCTATGGTAGCAACTCCAAGTCCAGTACTATATATTCGTGCAGGTAGTCCTCCCAATTCTATAGGTTTACCAGTGAACACTGCGAAATCAACTTTTCCGGTTATCTTTATGTACTCATCTAAATACCAAGCCATAATCTGTGGATTAGTATTTACATCTGGTGCTGGTATATCTATGTCACTTCCAATATACTTATATAGTGCATCTACATATCTACGGGATAAAGCTTCTAACTCTTCTTTTGTTAGCTTTGAAGGATCAACTCTTATACCTCCTTTTCCACCTCCATAAGGTAATTGAAGTAATGAGTTTTTCCATGTCATCATCATAGATAATGCTATAACTTCGTCTTGTGTAACATCTGGATGGTATCGTACTCCTCCTTTGTAAGGCCCTAATGCACTATTATGTTGCGATCTCCATCCTACAAATGTTTTCACTTTACCATCGGATCCTTTAATTTCAATTTTTACTTGTATTACTCTTTCTGGCGTTGATAAAACTTGTAAAACATCTTCTGTTAGGCCTAAAATTTCACCTACATGGTATAACTTTTTAACTTGTTGATCATAAAGATTTGAGGTAAGGGTTTCCTGGACGGCCGAATTCATAATCTCGTTCTCTATATTCTCAATCTAAAAATTTTAACTTATCTATATACTTTACTTTAGTTGTTTTAACTTACAATTTATCTCTGTCTAAAAAGAATAATTATTGCTGAGACTATTACAGTAAATACTATCGCAATTATTAACCCTTCATTAAAGTTTACTAAAGAATAAGGTAAAGTCTTATATGTAGTATATGTGACGTTTATATAATTCTGGTTTAAACTTACAAATTGATTTCCTAAATAATCTAGTTTTATTGTATAGTTATGAAATAGACTATTATAGATAAGCTCCTCTAATAATATATGCGATTGTTGCGAGAAATATAAATAAGCTGTAGTATTAGCACTCACATTTCTATAAAGCATTGCATTTACTATGCTCCCATTAACAAGCTTAATAGGAGTAGTATTTACATAGCTAAATAATCTTTCATTCCACGTAATTGTAGTACCGTTAGAAGGCATAAATGTTATAACTAAGTCATTAATTGGTTTAAAGTATAGTTCAAAATTTACATTTAGTCCATAAAAAGTCTCTGGTTCAACAAGTTTTCCTTCATGGGGATAAAGTAAATATACTATTTGTCCTACATAATTACCAGATATTAAAGGATAATATGTTTCAACATAGTTGCTGGCTTGTAAGGTTTTTGATGTGGAACTGTATAAGTATTCTATGTAGAGATAAGGTTGTGATAAATATGGATTCGTATTAGAATTTAATGTAATGTTAAATTCGTTATAATAATTTAATAAACTCATAATTAACGTAGAGCCGTTATATGTTGTAGAATAATTAGCTAAGTATCCATTATAAAGTATCTCGTATTCCTGGAAATACGAAGAGTTGTATACTATAAAATAATCGTATGCGGTAATGTTTTCCCCATTTATAGTGTAGTTTTGGATTTTTGCGAAAAACATTACATATGTAGAGCTGGTAACTAGAGCATATGTGTTGTTTAGCAATAGGAATGGTAATATGTAAGGATATTTTACGTTTATTATATCTGTAAATAAGTTAATAGAATAATTACCTTGTTGTATAAAAGTAAAGTTCTTTGTAAAATTCCCAGAAATAGCGACATTAATTGTTGTTCCAGTGATATTTGTTACAGCATAGTTTACTATATAAGAGGAAATTACTTTTTGTACTGTTGTTGGCTTTACTGTTGTAGTAGTTGTTTTATTAACTAGACTTGTTTGTGTTTCATTTATTGTAACACTCTTTTCTAACACTATTTTATATTCTAGATTTTTATAAATAGTTATGTTATTAATTACTTGAACATGATTATAGTTATTATATACCGTTGGCAATGAATTAGCTATTATTAAAGGCAAGGGTAATATTAACAATAGGAGTAAAATACTTTTAATCATCTCATTTCTACGTAAACTAACTATATATTAACTTTTTTCCCATGTAAACTTTATATGGAATATCCTTTAGTAGCAGTAGGAGGAGTTATTTTCAATAAAGATAGAAAAGTTTTACTTGTAAAAAGAAAAAATCCGCCGAATAAAGGTAACTGGGCTATACCTGGAGGGAAAGTAAAATATGGTGAAACATTAGAAGAAGCTGTCAAGAGGGAGATTAAAGAAGAAACAAACTTAAATGTGAAGGTAAAGGAGTTATTGGCTATAGTTGAAATAATTAAGGAAGGATTTCACTATGTTATTCTAGATTTTATATGTGAAGATATTGGAGGAGAGCTTATGGCAAGTAGCGATGCAGAAGATGCTAGATTTTTCTCCTTTGGCGAATTAGCAAACGTAGCAACTAGTCCTACTACTATAGAGATGTTAAAAAGATATTTTGACGGTGAAAAAACGCCAATTATAATAACGGAAAGATCTACTCAAATCTCCAGGTAGATTTGTCTTTACTATCTAATACCTTTACTCCAGCATTAGCTAAAATAGCCCTTATTTGATCACTTAAATCGTACATCTTTTTCATTCTGAGCTGATTTCTTATTTCTACTACTGCATCTATCACTTTGCTTAACATCTCATATGTGGGATAGAATTCTTCATCCATTACTCCAAATACGTAGTTGAATTGTCTAAGTGCATCAAATGCTAACATTGCTGACATAAAGTCTCTACTATATTGTATTTTTCCGAAAACTAAGCTAACAATTTCATGAATATATGATAATGCTTTTGCTGTATCAAAATCTTCACTCATAGCTGCATGAAAATCTTTAATTAATTCTACAATATTTCTTTGTACTTGTATGTCCTCATCTTTTGAATAATATTTACGACCTTCTTTAATGACATCTCTAATTATACTCATTGCATCTTTTAGTCTTGTTAAGGCATTTCTTGCTTGCTCTAACGAGTCCTCATTAAAATCTAGACTACTTCTGTAATGTGATGAGAGATACCAATATCGTAATACTGAGGGGCCCCATTTTTTTAGTGCCTCGTTAAGTGGAATTATGTTTCCAAGAGACTTACTCATCTTTTCTTTTCTTATAGTAAGGTAAGACACATGAACCCAATATTTTACCCATTGTTTTCCAAGTAGTGCCTCACTTTGTGCTCTCTCATTCTCATGATGAGGAAAAATAAGATCTATTCCTCCGCCGTGAATATCAAATCTTTCACCTAGATACCTAGTTGACATAGTTGAACATTCGATGTGCCATCCAGGTCTTCCCTTACCCCAAGGTGATTCCCAATAAGGTTCACCCGGCTTCCACGCTTTCCATAATGCGAAGTCGTAGGAATGCTTCTTCTCCTTGACGAATTCTTCTCCTTGATTCCATTCTTCTTTTTTAGTTCCAGAAAGTAATCCGTAAGAAGGAAATGAATCAACATCAAAATATACACTGCCGCTCTTTGCTACATAAGCATGTCCTTTATCTATCAATTTTTGTATGAAATTTATAATTTCCTTAATATGATAGGTTACTCTAGGGTGTTGGTCTATTTCGATCTTTAATTGGGTTAATGCATTAAGGTAGTCTTTTGTGTAAAAATCTACAATTTCTGTCCAATCTTTACCTGTTTCTTGTGCTTTCTTTATTATCTTATCATCTATATCTGTAATGTTTTGAACTCTAATAACATTATATCCCCTTAATCTTAGATATCTAACCATTGCGTCAAAGGATACAAATGTTCTACCGTGTCCTATATGAAGGTAATCATATACTGTTGGACCACATACATACATTTTGACAGTTTGCGGTTCTACTGTCTCTAAAGGTTGAATATTTCTTCCTAATGTGTTGTAAATTCTAATTTGCATTAATCTCATCCTCAAATAACTTAGAGGTTTTTTCCCTTATTTTTGGTATTATATTGAGTTGTTCGGGTTTAACTCCTAATAACATTGCTAGTTTAACTGATGTAAGACCGGCTAATAGTATTAAACTAGAAATGTTCTTTAAAATTGATTGATATAAGGGATATATTTTATATGCGTTGATTAAATTTGCGGACTCTTCATCAAGTTTGTCCGAAACTATAACAATTGGATAAAAAGTATAGGGGGAAGGATATGAATATAATTCTATCTCATTATGATTTGCTTCTGGTAACTCATTAAAAAATGCAGGATATTTTGCGTTCTCATTAATTTCTTGTTTAAATCTTTCGGCTATTGGAAGAAAAGTTGATGAATAGATTATCGGTATTTTACCAATAATTTGGGAAGCTAAAATCTCAGAAATTTCATTTAACTTAGAATAATCTTTAATTCCCTCCACTAGTTCGTTTACATTATAGTTAGTCCCTAGGCCTTCGTTAACTATTCTAATAAGATAAGTAAAAATATATGGGAATACAAATCTGGTTTGTAAACCTTTAGGAAGTTTTATCACTGGTAAATTGTATTTGTTTGCTATTTCTTCAATTTTTCCGCCAGATGTTATTACTATAGCTTTTCTAGTTTTTTTTAGAGAAGTTAATAATGCAAATATTGTTTCTGTAGTATTTCCAGAATAACTAACTGCAATAACTGTACTCCTTTCATTTACCTTTACCTTATAACCCCTAAATAATTGGTATTTAACTGGTAGGTCTAAGATTTCTAGTATTCTTCCAGGTATTCCACTTCCTCCTATTCCTAAATAGACGAGTTCCTCAATCTTTTCTATAGTAGGTATACTTATGTTTAAAGCCTCTTGAAAAAAATTAATCCAATTTTCATATGGATTATTCACTTTTAATCACCATTGATATATTAATCGATGGTGGATTAGAAGAAATTGATGCAGTTATACTCTCTATTCCAATTTTCCTTAAATTAGGCCTTAATTGTAACAAAGAAGAAGAGACATAAAGGGATATTATAGATAAATACTCCTCAAAAAGACTAGATATTCTACTGTTAACTAGAGTAGAATAATTTGTGGGTTGTAATAAGAATAGTAAGGAAACATTTATTCTTTCTACAAGAATTAAGAAGTTCGAAATAGCTTCATTCCAATTTTGCGACTTTATGGAATTTTCAAGTTTATCAAATATTTCTAGCTGTTTTTTACTTTCTGCCCTTAGAAATTTTAATATTTCAGCCTCATTAAAACTTAAACCAGCTTCACTTATAGTTTCAAGTTTTTTTATTAAATCCTCAAATAGATTTCTTGTTATCTCCATAAAAGAATCTTATTAATACTATATAAAAAGGTCTTCTCTTAATTTAATGTATGGAAACTTTAGTAGTAGTAGGTGGCGGAGCTGCTGGAATGAGTGCTTCTTCAAGAGTTAGGAGATTAAAGCCAGACATGGAAATTGTTGTATTTGAATCAACAAAAATGGTTAGTCATGCACCTTGTGGAATTCCTTATTTCGTTGAAGGACTATTTAATGATGAGAATCTTTTTATGACCTATACCCCGCAATTTTTTGAAGAAAAGAGAAAAATTCATGTAAAAACTAATACGAAAGTAACAGATATTGATTTTGATTCCAGAGTAGTATATGGAGAATCTAGAGAAGGAAAAATTAAAGCTGAATATGATTATTTAGTTATTAGTACAGGAGCTTTACCTAGAAAAATTCCAGTTGAAAGTGGAAATGATAGGATTTTTTATGCACACCATCCAGCTAACGCCGTAGAGTTAAGGGAGAAGCTATGGTCTTTAAATACTATCGCAATAGTAGGAGGTGGAATATTAGGTATAGAAATGGCGGAGGCATTAACTCATATAGGCAAAAAGGTAATTTTGATTCATAGAAGTAAGTATTTGCTAAATAAGACTATAGACATTGAACTGGGAAATATAATAACGCAAAGAGTTTCTAAAGATGCAGAAGTTAGACTTAACGAGAGCGTTGAGACTATAAAGGAAAGCGGTAGGTTAATAGTTACAGATAAGGGAAAGTACCAAGTAGATGGTACTATAATAGCAATAGGAGTCACACCGAATGTTGAACTAGTAAAAGATAAAATAAAATTAGGAGAGACCGGAGCTATAAAGGTTGATGACCATATGAGGACTAATTATAGGGAAGTTTATTCGGCTGGTGATAACACTGAATCAGTAAATATAATATCTAAGAAACCCGCATGGGTTCCTTTTGCACCAGTTGCGAATAAAATGGGTTTCGTCGCTGGAAATAACATAGGTGGTCATGAAATGAGATTCCCAGGAGTCGTAAATACTCAAATTACTAAGTATAAAGAGTTTTATATAGGAAGAGTGGGCTTACAAGAAGATGAGGCAAGACTTCACGGATTTAAACCTATATCAGCAACTATTAGCGGGAAGACTAGAGCTAGATATTATCCTGATGCTAAAGATATTCATGTAAAGATTATAGCTGATGAAAATACGAAGAGAATTTTAGGTGCACAGATCGTTGGTGGCGAAGAGGTACTAGGGCGAATAGATATGATGGCTGCAGCAATAATGAAAGGTTTTACTATAGAAGATACATTCTTCATTGAGATGGGTTACTTACCAGCAATTAGCAGAGTTTGGGATCCAGTAATTGTAGCAATTAGACAACTTATGAAAGATGAATAAGAAGAGGTAATACTCATTGGTATTACGCCATATTTAAATATTTCTCTCGATATTTTTATATGAAAGATGACTGAAAATAAGGGATTATTTGTATTACTTGATGAGATTATTCAAAAATATGTTAAAGATTATTTTAGTGTTATAGTAAAAAATTATGAAAATCAAGAAAAAGATGAAGCCGTCTTAGGCGTAAAAGATAAAGAAATCGTTACGGAAGTCGATGTAATAAGGAGGGAAAATGAGGTTGTTTACGCAATTGATGGAAGTAGTCGAAGTCTAATATCAGCTGGTGGAATAATTTCTATAAATACTCTGGCAATATCTTCATCAATCTATCCTATATTAGGAGTTTATCCTTCCCTTTTCGGATTACCTTCTTTACCTATAAAAAAGCCCTTTATAGGACTAGCTTCTTCTAATCCTATAAAGGGTAAGATTGAACCATTTTTATATTCTTCTAATTCTTTTTTTACTTCAGTTTCTCTTACCGGTGAGCCATTTTTATCTATACAAGAACCAGAAAGAATAGAAACAGAGCTAAGAAGTATCCTTGAGACAGAAGGACTTAAAATTACAAAGGATAAAGGGTTAACAATAATCGATGGCCCCTTATTTCCTTCAAATATTTACTTGCCAGAAAAAGTAAGAGAATATATAGTCAAGGAGAGAATAAAAATTTTAGATGAAAAATATGTGGGAGTAGTAAAAAGACTTGACAAGTCTAATCTCTTAGTCAATACTCTAAAAGATAGTGAAGAGTTCATATCAAAGTATAAAATAAATCCTAGGAGCTTCTTGTCTGATGAAGCTTTTCTATTCCAGTTAATTAGGTTTAACTATAATCCCCCTTATCCAATTATATCAATAGGCCCGCTTATAAGGGAAATTGATAAAATTAGATACTATGTAAATTATTTAGTTATCCCATATCATAAATATTTACCTAAATTTTCGATATTAAGGATAGAGTCGTTAAATAAAAACGCATCAAATA from Sulfolobus sp. S-194 encodes the following:
- a CDS encoding bifunctional phosphoglucose/phosphomannose isomerase; translation: MNNPYENWINFFQEALNISIPTIEKIEELVYLGIGGSGIPGRILEILDLPVKYQLFRGYKVKVNERSTVIAVSYSGNTTETIFALLTSLKKTRKAIVITSGGKIEEIANKYNLPVIKLPKGLQTRFVFPYIFTYLIRIVNEGLGTNYNVNELVEGIKDYSKLNEISEILASQIIGKIPIIYSSTFLPIAERFKQEINENAKYPAFFNELPEANHNEIELYSYPSPYTFYPIVIVSDKLDEESANLINAYKIYPLYQSILKNISSLILLAGLTSVKLAMLLGVKPEQLNIIPKIREKTSKLFEDEINAN
- a CDS encoding Glu/Leu/Phe/Val dehydrogenase, with translation MNSAVQETLTSNLYDQQVKKLYHVGEILGLTEDVLQVLSTPERVIQVKIEIKGSDGKVKTFVGWRSQHNSALGPYKGGVRYHPDVTQDEVIALSMMMTWKNSLLQLPYGGGKGGIRVDPSKLTKEELEALSRRYVDALYKYIGSDIDIPAPDVNTNPQIMAWYLDEYIKITGKVDFAVFTGKPIELGGLPARIYSTGLGVATIAKASAKKFLGGIEGATVIIQGFGNVGTYTAKFLQEMGAKIVGVSDSKGGVIDLNGIDVQKIIEIKESTGSVINYPSGKKVTNDELLISESDILIPAALENVINKFNAPKVKAKLIVEGANGPLTADADAIMKERGIPVIPDILANAGGVVGSYVEWANNKMGEIMSEEEARKLIIQRMENAFEGVYQKYNKLGDQDLRTAAMAISIERVVNAMKARGML
- a CDS encoding FAD-dependent oxidoreductase, which encodes METLVVVGGGAAGMSASSRVRRLKPDMEIVVFESTKMVSHAPCGIPYFVEGLFNDENLFMTYTPQFFEEKRKIHVKTNTKVTDIDFDSRVVYGESREGKIKAEYDYLVISTGALPRKIPVESGNDRIFYAHHPANAVELREKLWSLNTIAIVGGGILGIEMAEALTHIGKKVILIHRSKYLLNKTIDIELGNIITQRVSKDAEVRLNESVETIKESGRLIVTDKGKYQVDGTIIAIGVTPNVELVKDKIKLGETGAIKVDDHMRTNYREVYSAGDNTESVNIISKKPAWVPFAPVANKMGFVAGNNIGGHEMRFPGVVNTQITKYKEFYIGRVGLQEDEARLHGFKPISATISGKTRARYYPDAKDIHVKIIADENTKRILGAQIVGGEEVLGRIDMMAAAIMKGFTIEDTFFIEMGYLPAISRVWDPVIVAIRQLMKDE
- a CDS encoding DUF131 domain-containing protein → MSELLFAIGLTAIFLGLVLVIVDFFLEVMKNEKRRAEEEENKQGEQRSEYGGVIFIGPIPIVFGSNKKIAKTMLILGIIIFIILLVLTIVITYL
- a CDS encoding NUDIX hydrolase, whose amino-acid sequence is MEYPLVAVGGVIFNKDRKVLLVKRKNPPNKGNWAIPGGKVKYGETLEEAVKREIKEETNLNVKVKELLAIVEIIKEGFHYVILDFICEDIGGELMASSDAEDARFFSFGELANVATSPTTIEMLKRYFDGEKTPIIITERSTQISR
- a CDS encoding DNA double-strand break repair nuclease NurA, which encodes MTENKGLFVLLDEIIQKYVKDYFSVIVKNYENQEKDEAVLGVKDKEIVTEVDVIRRENEVVYAIDGSSRSLISAGGIISINTLAISSSIYPILGVYPSLFGLPSLPIKKPFIGLASSNPIKGKIEPFLYSSNSFFTSVSLTGEPFLSIQEPERIETELRSILETEGLKITKDKGLTIIDGPLFPSNIYLPEKVREYIVKERIKILDEKYVGVVKRLDKSNLLVNTLKDSEEFISKYKINPRSFLSDEAFLFQLIRFNYNPPYPIISIGPLIREIDKIRYYVNYLVIPYHKYLPKFSILRIESLNKNASNIVASLPFSNDGIPKILSIADKTAKELSSGIIKYILYSIDRIGLQESFKNKFEVYDIV
- the cysS gene encoding cysteine--tRNA ligase is translated as MRLMQIRIYNTLGRNIQPLETVEPQTVKMYVCGPTVYDYLHIGHGRTFVSFDAMVRYLRLRGYNVIRVQNITDIDDKIIKKAQETGKDWTEIVDFYTKDYLNALTQLKIEIDQHPRVTYHIKEIINFIQKLIDKGHAYVAKSGSVYFDVDSFPSYGLLSGTKKEEWNQGEEFVKEKKHSYDFALWKAWKPGEPYWESPWGKGRPGWHIECSTMSTRYLGERFDIHGGGIDLIFPHHENERAQSEALLGKQWVKYWVHVSYLTIRKEKMSKSLGNIIPLNEALKKWGPSVLRYWYLSSHYRSSLDFNEDSLEQARNALTRLKDAMSIIRDVIKEGRKYYSKDEDIQVQRNIVELIKDFHAAMSEDFDTAKALSYIHEIVSLVFGKIQYSRDFMSAMLAFDALRQFNYVFGVMDEEFYPTYEMLSKVIDAVVEIRNQLRMKKMYDLSDQIRAILANAGVKVLDSKDKSTWRFE
- a CDS encoding ATP/GTP-binding protein, which gives rise to MKIINFYVDNFRSLSNIRLEDLGGLNVIVGYNGYGKTNLLTAIYLFIKNLNAGIEKRSIEDRDQEYMLLWRDYDITKPITIGGVIEFSEEEVQRSIGKSQKLRVEIVNKLRYNNRFIEWGLESFSVNNSPPTRDQFEEVKPLFSLASQSVEYVPIFDQTYFDAILKKMIEMNRSPINMRRKWYDFVNLIGEVIPEIKGIEFWDSGKLVLNIQNLPIYIDLAASGFQRVILMLFILWLSGRKILLLEEPEVNMYPTLQSRIMKLIKDWTNNNVFQVFITTHSPYIISSNVDNYIIMKKKNGVSSAIRVTLDEQLRTITGILRVNLGDILFNRLIVLTSELAEPSVILNWLRRIGISNDELGIGIYKVNNELELQLWLKMREMLGLDVIFLGLCDKIDINLKDYCVPLGREIENYYTKGRLIDVIRKFGVYPDEKELRDLTKEETYRWLVNVFKKRGIDYDKIRNSIGELVTMHDGVEMPKEMEILANKIKSLESI